One genomic window of Camelina sativa cultivar DH55 chromosome 5, Cs, whole genome shotgun sequence includes the following:
- the LOC104785531 gene encoding serine/threonine-protein kinase-like protein CCR2 isoform X1, translated as MQPNSHIFFFFFFFISSSLIITTVSGYGSTGTIAAAFGENGFFCAIDASGKQEVICWDRGNTNRSLNRSPSEISGYSPPMTSLSGGEGFLCAITSNTSRAFCWNLQDPSENLVPRAFQYNSYSQIASGNNHVCAISGLYYSGPDYGPVHCWEYSDSTNFTSGLLWNSSFHSPYIDSLMFRKIVSGDGFTCGVTKDGDLVCWGPKSNGLGFSNNEEFEVLASGRNSVCGVSKDSGQLQCFGDETEFGTLPNRPRFIALSAGANHYCGIREDDHGVECWGRNLTSPSSAPNTSGFVAISSSDSTTCGVRELDLVLDCWRVHDSSKPDYSPPLELCSPGVCSPRGNCGDGSFAFNASILKESELTSLCSFHNLNICLRCGISCLEGYFPSSTCNPNADRVCTPCSLCQNSSCYGICKMRAAKSKTHEQKEQREVRRLVIIIGCSVLGFLVMLIGLSFIPKMTKGSKRDDEERSKMTCCLCFDKNSVEADPDPAPQSVNLPTAVSLGETKLFRLSELKDATHGFKEFNELGRGSFGFVYKAVLSDGVHVAVKRANAATIIHSNNRGFESELEILCKIRHNNIVNLLGYCSEMGERLLVYEYMPHGTLHDHLHGDLSQLDWSMRLKIMLQAARGLDYLHNEVDPPIIHRDVKTSNILLDGEMCARIADFGLVSSNERDSSNSDREGDVYDFGIVLLEILSGRKAIDRESDPPGIAEWAVPLIRKGKAAAIIDRNIGLPRNVEPLLKLAELAELAVRENPNERPNIRNLLSFLDLIVKSGLTF; from the exons ATGCAACCCAATtcccacatcttcttcttcttcttcttcttcatctcatcaTCACTCATCATCACTACTGTTTCAGGGTATGGCTCAACGGGAACAATCGCCGCAGCTTTTGGCGAAAACGGATTCTTCTGCGCCATTGACGCTAGCGGGAAGCAAGAAGTCATCTGTTGGGACAGAGGAAACACTAACCGATCACTAAACCGGTCCCCCAGTGAAAT CTCCGGTTATTCTCCTCCCATGACTTCTCTCTCAGGTGGTGAAGGCTTTCTCTGCGCCATTACGTCGAACACTTCGCGTGCGTTTTGCTGGAACCTTCAAGATCCTTCTGAGAATCTCGTTCCTCGAGCTTTTCAGTATAATTCTTACTCTCAGATCGCTTCTGGTAACAACCATGTTTGTGCTATTAGTGGATTGTACTATTCAGGTCCTGATTATGGTCCTGTTCATTGCTGGGAGTATAGTGATAGCACCAATTTCACATCTGGTCTTCTTTGGAACTCTTCTTTTCATAGTCCTTACATAGATAGTCTCATGTTTCGTAAGATTGTTTCTGGAGATGGGTTTACTTGTGGTGTTACTAAAGATGGAGACTTGGTTTGTTGGGGACCAAAATCAAACGGTTTAGGTTTCTCCAATAATGAAGAGTTCGAGGTTTTGGCTTCTGGGAGGAACTCTGTTTGTGGTGTCTCTAAAGATTCAGGTCAACTCCAATGCTTTGGTGATGAAACAGAGTTTGGTACGTTACCGAACCGGCCTCGGTTTATAGCTCTTTCAGCTGGTGCTAATCATTATTGTGGTATACGTGAGGATGATCATGGAGTTGAGTGTTGGGGAAGAAACctaacatcaccatcatcagcTCCTAATACTTCAGGGTTTGTGGCGATTTCGTCTTCTGATTCAACAACTTGTGGTGTTAGGGAGCTTGATTTGGTTCTTGATTGTTGGAGAGTTCATGATTCTTCGAAACCTGATTATAGTCCTCCTCTGGAGCTATGCAGCCCCGGGGTGTGTTCTCCTCGTGGTAATTGTGGTGATGGTTCGTTTGCTTTCAACGCAAGTATCTTGAAAGAATCTGAGCTCACTAGCTTGTGCTCGTTTCATAACCTAAATATATGTTTACGATGTGGGATCAGTTGCTTGGAAGGCTATTTCCCTTCTAGTACTTGTAATCCAAACGCGGATCGAGTCTGTACTCCTTGTTCGTTATGTCAGAACAGTTCTTGTTACGGTATCTGTAAGATGCGAGCTGCGAAGTCGAAGACGCACGAGCAGAAAGAGCAGAGAGAGGTACGGAGATTGGTGATCATTATAGGGTGTTCTGTTTTAGGTTTCTTGGTGATGTTGATTGGTTTGTCTTTTATACCAAAGATGACGAAAGGTAGtaaaagagatgatgaagagagaagCAAAATGACTTGTTGTCTCTGTTTTGATAAAAACTCTGTCGAAGCTGATCCTGATCCGGCTCCTCAGTCGGTTAATCTACCAACCGCTGTATCTCTCGGCGAAACTAAACTCTTCCGTCTCTCGGAGCTTAAAGACGCGACTCACGGGTTTAAAGAATTCAACGAGCTTGGAAGAGGTAGCTTCGGGTTTGTCTACAAAGCTGTTTTGTCTGATGGTGTACATGTTGCTGTCAAGAGAGCGAATGCTGCAACGATCATCCACTCTAACAACCGAGGTTTTGAGTCCGAGCTAGAGATTCTTTGCAAAATCAGACACAACAATATTGTGAATTTGTTAGGTTACTGCTCGGAGATGGGAGAACGGCTTTTGGTTTATGAGTACATGCCGCACGGTACGCTTCATGATCATCTACATGGTGATCTTTCGCAATTAGATTGGAGCATGAGACTGAAGATCATGTTGCAAGCTGCAAGAGGACTTGATTACTTACACAACGAAGTAGATCCTCCTATAATCCACAGAGATGTGAAAACGTCAAACATCTTGTTGGACGGTGAAATGTGTGCAAGAATTGCGGATTTCGGATTGGTAAGCTCGAACGAAAGGGATTCAAGCAATAGTGATAGAGAAGGTGATGTGTATGACTTTGGTATTGTGCTTCTTGAGATACTAAGCGGGCGGAAAGCTATTGATAGAGAGTCTGATCCTCCCGGGATTGCGGAATGGGCGGTTCCTTTGATCAGAAAAGGGAAAGCAGCTGCGATTATCGATAGGAACATTGGTTTGCCAAGAAATGTAGAGCCTTTGCTTAAATTGGCTGAACTAGCTGAGCTTGCTGTGAGGGAGAATCCCAATGAAAGACCTAATATCAGAAATCTTCTGAGTTTTCTTGATCTCATAGTCAAGTCTGGACTCACTTTTTAA
- the LOC104785532 gene encoding BLOC-1-related complex subunit 8 homolog, which translates to MHEFSTVDGFAEINESLAEMIKYIANEPSVGLYYIQQHVRNAAPNVLNLNSNVLDKSRETGLHTEDLEDSIAMVKSMRECGSPIADDMIGDIKNSLSIMSSKQPRRGVILSSTNPWSRSTSITTTSRGSDYSQDVSESSNLFTSVFKTAKEKASNIKWPQLDFKEQKAESNPNDVEINELKEEGEEEEVSGKDKHIVETTKFEEFKAGKEASLKAWLGDMDGNVDVGGRVAERI; encoded by the coding sequence ATGCATGAGTTCTCTACTGTTGATGGTTTTGCGGAGATAAACGAGAGCTTAGCGGAGATGATTAAGTACATTGCAAACGAACCTTCAGTGGGGCTTTACTACATCCAACAGCACGTCCGAAACGCAGCACCAAATGTTCTTAATCTCAACAGCAACGTTTTGGACAAGTCTCGTGAGACAGGCTTGCATACCGAAGACTTGGAAGATTCTATAGCCATGGTGAAATCAATGAGAGAGTGTGGTTCACCTATCGCTGATGACATGATTGGAGACATCAAGAACTCTTTATCGATTATGTCTTCTAAACAACCGAGGAGAGGGGTCATCCTCAGCTCCACAAACCCTTGGAGCAGATCTACCAGTATAACCACAACAAGTCGTGGTTCTGATTACAGCCAGGATGTTAGTGAAAGCAGCAACTTATTCACATCAGTGTTCAAGACGGCTAAGGAGAAGGCAAGCAACATCAAATGGCCACAGCTTGATTTCAAAGAACAGAAGGCGGAGTCTAACCCCAATGATGTGGAAATCAATGAgttaaaagaagaaggagaagaagaagaagtctcaGGCAAAGATAAACATATTGTGGAGACAACAAAGTTTGAGGAGTTCAAGGCAGGTAAAGAAGCGAGTCTCAAGGCATGGCTTGGAGATATGGATGGTAATGTGGATGTTGGTGGACGTGTTGCTGAGAGGATTTAG
- the LOC104785530 gene encoding uncharacterized protein LOC104785530, giving the protein MASVSPSPSCSTIPTSVRRSSRSPFAVAELRRLKQRRAIPPVSVGLGHFGDVVRSDFDFLKNKIGIGLRWANEAFRVPEVTKSAEELFWLRHLEDHRASMNSEKQSWPQPSYSGLSGVDLFMADVKALEAYAGYFYCLSKMWSKPLPEVYDSQAVADYFNCRPHVVALRLLEVFSAFMIAAIRLRTSASDKGKDLEASEQNFGMVLKETMLRLGPTFIKVGQSLSTRPDIIGTEISKALSELHDQIPPFPWSEAVKIIEEELGGPVESFFSQFSQETVAAASFGQVYRGRTLDGSDVAVKVQRPDLRHAVLRDVHILRLGLGVLRKIAKRENDIRVYADELGKGLAGELDFTLEAANASEFREAHARFSYIRVPKVYQHLTRKRVLTMEWMVGESPTDLLSISSSYSDHDLQSNEKQKSEARRRLLDLVNKGIEATLVQLLDTGILHADPHPGNLRYTTSRQIGFLDFGLVCRMQKNHQLAMLAAIVHIVNSDWALLVEALIDMDIITPGINTRRFTMDLEYALGEVELKNGIPDIEFTKVLSKIVKVALKYQLRMPPYFTLVLRSLACLEGLAAAGDPNFKTFEAAYPFVVQKLITENSAATTKILHSAVLNRKKEFRWERVALFLSKSSTRKQSPLVTLSRDGTSDDSSSNLTDKDADNVSSVLRLLASKNGVVLRRLLMAANGTSLIRTFMSREAHVIRQKLCTTIANTMYQWMVGILGVQSLKFVSLPDPPASSGINITVKDFKILISDKRVRVILRKILESAKRDRVLMLRLCWTSFVMSLTTTALACHRFVISVSEGYINYLSMSAPVALRT; this is encoded by the exons ATGGCATCGGTATCTCCATCTCCGTCTTGTTCAACTATACCCACATCAGTTCGACGCTCGTCTCGATCACCTTTCGCCGTTGCTGAATTGAGGCGATTGAAACAGAGAAGAGCTATACCACCTGTGTCCGTAGGTCTCGGACACTTCGGCGATGTCGTGCGCAGTGACTTCGATTTCCTGAAGAACAAAATCGGAATCGGACTCCGGTGGGCGAACGAAGCTTTCCGAGTACCGGAAGTGACCAAATCCGCTGAGGAGTTGTTTTGGCTTCGGCATCTTGAGGATCATCGTGCTTCTATGAATTCTGAGAAACAATCTTGGCCTCAACCTTCATACTCAG GGCTCTCTGGGGTGGACTTGTTCATGGCTGATGTCAAAGCTTTAGAGGCATATGCTGGTTACTTTTACTGTCTTTCTAAGATGTGGTCAAAACCACTTCCTGAAGTTTATGATTCGCAAGCTGTTGCAGATTACTTTAATTGCAGGCCGCATGTCGTTGCCTTAAGACTTCTGGAG GTATTTTCCGCGTTCATGATTGCTGCCATCAGATTACGAACATCAGCTTCAGACAAAGGAAAAGATTTAGAAGCTTCAGAGCAGAATTTTGGGATGGTGTTGAAAGAAACCATGCTACGTTTGGGCCCTACTTTTATCAAAG TTGGTCAATCGCTTTCCACGAGGCCAGATATCATTGGGACCGAAATCTCCAAG GCACTATCTGAACTGCATGACCAAATCCCTCCCTTTCCCTGGTCTGAGGCTGTAAAAATCATTGAAGAGGAATTAGGTGGTCCTGTCGAATCATTCTTTAGCCAGTTTTCTCAAGAAACTGTAGCAGCAGCATCCTTTGGTCAG GTCTACCGAGGAAGGACTCTTGATGGTTCAGATGTTGCAGTGAAAGTTCAGCGTCCTGATCTAAGACATGCAGTGCTACGCGACGTTCACATTCTGCGACTTGGG TTAGGTGTACTGAGAAAGAtagcaaaaagagaaaatgacatTCGTGTATATGCTGATGAGCTTGGAAAGGGTTTGGCTGGAGAACTGGACTTTACTTTAGAGGCTGCCAATGCCTCTGAATTTCGG GAAGCCCACGCACGATTTTCCTATATCCGGGTTCCAAAAGTTTATCAACATCTAACGCGCAAAAGAGTCTTGACCATGGAATGGATGGTCGGCGAAAGCCCAACCGATttactctcaatatcttctaGTTACTCTGATCATGACCTTCAGAgtaatgagaaacaaaaatccGAAGCGAGAAGGCGTCTACTTGATCTG GTGAACAAAGGGATAGAGGCAACTCTAGTCCAACTCCTTGATACCGGTATTTTGCATGCAGATCCACATCCTGGAAATCTCCGTTACACAACCTCAAGACAAATTGG gTTTTTGGACTTCGGTTTAGTTTGTCGAATGCAAAAAAACCATCAGCTTGCCATGCTTGCAGCAATTGTTCATATCGTGAATAGCGATTGGGCCTTACTTGTTGAAGCGTTGATTGATATGGATATCATCACGCCAGGCATTAATACCCGTCGTTTTACTATG gaTCTGGAATATGCATTGGGAGAGGTTGAACTTAAAAACGGGATTCCTGATATCGAGTTCACCAAG GTGCTTAGTAAAATAGTCAAAGTGGCCCTGAAGTATCAGCTACGCATGCCACCATACTTCACACTTGTCCTCCGTTCTCTTGCTTGCTTGGAAG GTCTGGCTGCAGCTGGAGATCCAAATTTTAAGACTTTTGAGGCTGCATACCCTTTTGTGGTTCAAAAACTCATCACGGAAAATTCAGCTGCAACAACGAAAATTCTTCATTCG GCAGTCCTTAACCGAAAGAAGGAATTCCGATGGGAAAGGGTTGCTCTTTTCCTGAGTAAAAGTTCTACAAG GAAACAATCGCCACTGGTAACTTTATCAAGGGATGGAACTTCTGATGACAGTAGTTCCAATTTAACGGACAAAGATGCTGACAATGTAAGTTCGGTCTTGAGACTTTTGGCATCCAAAAACGGTGTGGTTCTTAGAAGACTCTTGATGGCTGCG AACGGAACTTCACTGATCCGGACATTTATGTCAAGAGAGGCACATGTCATCCGCCAGAAACTTTGCACGACGATTGCAAATACCATGTACCAATGGATGGTAGGAATCCTCGGAGTTCAATCCCTTAAATTCGTTTCTCTTCCAGACCCACCAGCATCTTCAGGAATCAATATTACAGTCAAAGACTTCAAGATTCTAATCAGCGACAAACGTGTTAGAGTGATACTAAGAAAGATACTGGAATCTGCAAAGAGGGACCGAGTCTTGATGCTCAGATTATGCTGGACTTCCTTTGTCATGTCTCTCACCACTACTGCTCTTGCTTGTCATCGGTTTGTGATCTCAGTCTCTGAAGGTTACATCAACTACTTATCTATGTCTGCTCCAGTCGCACTTCGTACCTGA
- the LOC104785531 gene encoding serine/threonine-protein kinase-like protein CCR2 isoform X2, which produces MQPNSHIFFFFFFFISSSLIITTVSGYGSTGTIAAAFGENGFFCAIDASGKQEVICWDRGNTNRSLNRSPSEISGYSPPMTSLSGGEGFLCAITSNTSRAFCWNLQDPSENLVPRAFQYNSYSQIASGNNHVCAISGLYYSGPDYGPVHCWEYSDSTNFTSGLLWNSSFHSPYIDSLMFRKIVSGDGFTCGVTKDGDLVCWGPKSNGLGFSNNEEFEVLASGRNSVCGVSKDSGQLQCFGDETEFGTLPNRPRFIALSAGANHYCGIREDDHGVECWGRNLTSPSSAPNTSGFVAISSSDSTTCGVRELDLVLDCWRVHDSSKPDYSPPLELCSPGVCSPRGNCGDGSFAFNASILKESELTSLCSFHNLNICLRCGISCLEGYFPSSTCNPNADRVCTPCSLCQNSSCYGICKMRAAKSKTHEQKEQREVRRLVIIIGCSVLGFLVMLIGLSFIPKMTKGSKRDDEERSKMTCCLCFDKNSVEADPDPAPQSVNLPTAVSLGETKLFRLSELKDATHGFKEFNELGRGSFGFVYKAVLSDGVHVAVKRANAATIIHSNNRGFESELEILCKIRHNNIVNLLGYCSEMGERLLVYEYMPHGTLHDHLHGDLSQLDWSMRLKIMLQAARGLDYLHNEVDPPIIHRDVKTSNILLDGEMCARIADFGLVSSNERDSSNSDREGDVYDFGIVLLEILSGRKAIDRESDPPGIAEWAVPLIRKGKAAAIIDRNIGLPRNVEPLLKLAELAELAVRENPNERPNIRNLLSFLDLIVKSGLTF; this is translated from the exons ATGCAACCCAATtcccacatcttcttcttcttcttcttcttcatctcatcaTCACTCATCATCACTACTGTTTCAGGGTATGGCTCAACGGGAACAATCGCCGCAGCTTTTGGCGAAAACGGATTCTTCTGCGCCATTGACGCTAGCGGGAAGCAAGAAGTCATCTGTTGGGACAGAGGAAACACTAACCGATCACTAAACCGGTCCCCCAGTGAAATCTCCGGTTATTCTCCTCCCATGACTTCTCTCTCAG GTGGTGAAGGCTTTCTCTGCGCCATTACGTCGAACACTTCGCGTGCGTTTTGCTGGAACCTTCAAGATCCTTCTGAGAATCTCGTTCCTCGAGCTTTTCAGTATAATTCTTACTCTCAGATCGCTTCTGGTAACAACCATGTTTGTGCTATTAGTGGATTGTACTATTCAGGTCCTGATTATGGTCCTGTTCATTGCTGGGAGTATAGTGATAGCACCAATTTCACATCTGGTCTTCTTTGGAACTCTTCTTTTCATAGTCCTTACATAGATAGTCTCATGTTTCGTAAGATTGTTTCTGGAGATGGGTTTACTTGTGGTGTTACTAAAGATGGAGACTTGGTTTGTTGGGGACCAAAATCAAACGGTTTAGGTTTCTCCAATAATGAAGAGTTCGAGGTTTTGGCTTCTGGGAGGAACTCTGTTTGTGGTGTCTCTAAAGATTCAGGTCAACTCCAATGCTTTGGTGATGAAACAGAGTTTGGTACGTTACCGAACCGGCCTCGGTTTATAGCTCTTTCAGCTGGTGCTAATCATTATTGTGGTATACGTGAGGATGATCATGGAGTTGAGTGTTGGGGAAGAAACctaacatcaccatcatcagcTCCTAATACTTCAGGGTTTGTGGCGATTTCGTCTTCTGATTCAACAACTTGTGGTGTTAGGGAGCTTGATTTGGTTCTTGATTGTTGGAGAGTTCATGATTCTTCGAAACCTGATTATAGTCCTCCTCTGGAGCTATGCAGCCCCGGGGTGTGTTCTCCTCGTGGTAATTGTGGTGATGGTTCGTTTGCTTTCAACGCAAGTATCTTGAAAGAATCTGAGCTCACTAGCTTGTGCTCGTTTCATAACCTAAATATATGTTTACGATGTGGGATCAGTTGCTTGGAAGGCTATTTCCCTTCTAGTACTTGTAATCCAAACGCGGATCGAGTCTGTACTCCTTGTTCGTTATGTCAGAACAGTTCTTGTTACGGTATCTGTAAGATGCGAGCTGCGAAGTCGAAGACGCACGAGCAGAAAGAGCAGAGAGAGGTACGGAGATTGGTGATCATTATAGGGTGTTCTGTTTTAGGTTTCTTGGTGATGTTGATTGGTTTGTCTTTTATACCAAAGATGACGAAAGGTAGtaaaagagatgatgaagagagaagCAAAATGACTTGTTGTCTCTGTTTTGATAAAAACTCTGTCGAAGCTGATCCTGATCCGGCTCCTCAGTCGGTTAATCTACCAACCGCTGTATCTCTCGGCGAAACTAAACTCTTCCGTCTCTCGGAGCTTAAAGACGCGACTCACGGGTTTAAAGAATTCAACGAGCTTGGAAGAGGTAGCTTCGGGTTTGTCTACAAAGCTGTTTTGTCTGATGGTGTACATGTTGCTGTCAAGAGAGCGAATGCTGCAACGATCATCCACTCTAACAACCGAGGTTTTGAGTCCGAGCTAGAGATTCTTTGCAAAATCAGACACAACAATATTGTGAATTTGTTAGGTTACTGCTCGGAGATGGGAGAACGGCTTTTGGTTTATGAGTACATGCCGCACGGTACGCTTCATGATCATCTACATGGTGATCTTTCGCAATTAGATTGGAGCATGAGACTGAAGATCATGTTGCAAGCTGCAAGAGGACTTGATTACTTACACAACGAAGTAGATCCTCCTATAATCCACAGAGATGTGAAAACGTCAAACATCTTGTTGGACGGTGAAATGTGTGCAAGAATTGCGGATTTCGGATTGGTAAGCTCGAACGAAAGGGATTCAAGCAATAGTGATAGAGAAGGTGATGTGTATGACTTTGGTATTGTGCTTCTTGAGATACTAAGCGGGCGGAAAGCTATTGATAGAGAGTCTGATCCTCCCGGGATTGCGGAATGGGCGGTTCCTTTGATCAGAAAAGGGAAAGCAGCTGCGATTATCGATAGGAACATTGGTTTGCCAAGAAATGTAGAGCCTTTGCTTAAATTGGCTGAACTAGCTGAGCTTGCTGTGAGGGAGAATCCCAATGAAAGACCTAATATCAGAAATCTTCTGAGTTTTCTTGATCTCATAGTCAAGTCTGGACTCACTTTTTAA
- the LOC104785533 gene encoding uncharacterized protein LOC104785533, with translation MASVAASSPISFAASFLKIKAFPLSPRFFPIRTLRCSASSSSSDSLEFDISFAPPKPKPSSTRGGGVSPQQLFIPWIVRGDDGTLKLQSQPPARLIHSLAIDGTTQNPKKKDKPKKKQTQATSTATATTSSVSVSAPPSKPVPKLSKAARRFYNENFKEPPQRLSKVLAAAGVASRRTSEELIFDGKVTVNGILCNTPQTRVDPSRDIIYVNGNRIPKKLPPKVYFALNKPKGYICSSGEKEIKSVISLFEEYMSSWDKRNPGTPKPRLFTVGRLDVATTGLIIVTNDGDFAQKLSHPSSSLPKEYITTVVGDIHKRHLMAISEGTIVEGVHCVPDSVELMPKQHDIPRARLRIVVHEGRNHEVRELVKNAGLEVHSLKRVRIGGFRLPSDLGLGKHAELKQSELKALGWKN, from the exons ATGGCGTCGGTGGCAGCATCATCTCCGATCTCATTCGCCGCTTCATTCCTTAAAATCAAAGctttccctctctctcctcGCTTCTTCCCCATCCGTACACTCCGTTGCtctgcctcctcctcctcctctgattCTCTCGAATTCGACATCTCCTTCGCtcctccaaaaccaaaaccttccTCCACTCGCGGCGGCGGCGTCTCCCCTCAACAGCTCTTCATCCCTTGGATCGTCCGTGGTGATGACGGCACACTCAAACTCCAATCTCAACCTCCTGCTCGTTTAATCCACTCTCTCGCCATCGATGGCACTACACAAAACCCTAAGAAGAAAGATAAACCcaagaagaaacaaactcaAGCTAcctccaccgccaccgccacTACCTCCTCCGTCTCAGTCTCAGCTCCACCTTCGAAACCAGTGCCAAAGCTCTCTAAAGCTGCGCGTAGGTTTTACAATGAGAATTTCAAAGAACCTCCTCAACGTTTAAGCAAAGTTCTCGCTGCTGCTGGAG TGGCATCAAGAAGAACATCTGAAGAACTTATTTTTGATGGAAAGGTTACTGTTAATGGTATTCTCTGCAACACTCCACAG ACTCGAGTTGATCCATCAAGAGACATTATTTATGTTAATGGAAATCGTATTCCTAAGAAACTTCCTCCAAAGGTTTACTTTGCTCTCAACAAGCCTAAAGG ATACATTTGTTCTtctggagagaaagagatcaaatcGGTTATTAGTTTGTTTGAGGAGTACATGTCCTCTTGG GATAAAAGGAATCCAGGGACTCCCAAACCTCGTCTTTTTACCGTTGGTCGTCTTGACGTTGCCACAACTGGATTAATAATAGTGACAAATGATG GAGATTTCGCTCAGAAACTTTCACATCCTTCATCTAGTTTACCGAAAGA ATATATTACTACAGTTGTCGGTGATATACACAAACGGCACTTAATGGCTATTAGTGAAGGGACAATTGTGGAAGGAGTACACTGTGTCCCGGATTCAGTTGAGTTGATGCCAAAGCAGCATGATATACCAAGAGCACGGTTGCGTATTGTG GTTCACGAAGGGAGGAACCATGAAGTCAGGGAATTGGTGAAAAATGCTGGGCTTGAG GTTCATTCATTGAAGCGTGTCCGTATAGGTGGATTCAGACTACCTTCAGATCTTGG GCTAGGGAAGCATGCGGAATTGAAGCAGAGCGAGCTAAAGGCATTGGGTTGGAAGAATTGA
- the LOC104785528 gene encoding MLO-like protein 12 has product MAIKERSLEETPTWAIAVVCFVLLFISILIEYFLHFISHWFKKKHKKALNEALEKVKAELMLLGFISLLLVVLQDPVSQICIPKTVAKTWHPCSHEQEIAKYGKDYVDDGRKILEDFDSTDFYSPRRSLATKGYDKCAAKGKVALVSAYGIHQLHIFIFVLAVFHVLYCIITYALGKTKMKKWKSWERETKTIEYQYANDPERFRFARDTSFGRRHLNIWSKSSFTLWITCFFRQFFGSVTKVDYLTLRHGFIMAHLPAGSAARFDFQKYIQRSLEEDFKVVVGISPLIWCIAVLFLLTNTHGWNSYLWLPFIPLLVILVVGAKLQMIISKLGLRIQDKGDVVKGAPVVEPGDDLFWFGRPRFILFLIHLVLFTNAFQLAFFVWSTYEFTLRNCFHHKTEDIAIRISMGVLIQVLCSYITLPLYALVTQMGTTMRPTIFNDRVANALKKWHHTAKKQTKHGHSGSNTPQSSRPTTPTHGMSPVHLLHNYNHRSLDQQTSFTASPSPPRFSDFSGHGHGHHHFFDPESQNHSYQREITDSEFSNSHQPQADVASPVREEMQIVEHVKVDMPEFTFKK; this is encoded by the exons ATGGCGATAAAAGAGCGATCACTAGAGGAGACACCAACATGGGCTATCGCTGTTGTTTGCTTCGTTCTTCTTTTCATTTCCATCTTGATCGAATATTTCTTGCACTTTATTAGTCAC TGGTTTAAAAAGAAGCACAAGAAAGCTTTAAATGAAGCTCTTGAAAAGGTTAAAGCAG AATTGATGCTACTGGGATTCATCTCGCTTCTATTGGTGGTATTGCAAGATCCAGTCTCTCAAATTTGCATTCCAAAAACAGTTGCTAAAACTTGGCATCCTTGTAGCCACGAACAAGAAATCGCTAAATACGGTAAAGATTATGTCGACGATGGCCGCAAAATTCTTGAAGACTTTGACTCCACCGACTTTTATAGTCCTCGCCGAAGTTTAGCCACCAAGGGTTATGACAAATGCGCAGCGaaa gggaaagtagcattagtatctGCTTATGGTATCCACCAGCTGCATATATTCATCTTTGTGCTCGCTGTTTTTCATGTTCTCTACTGCATTATAACCTATGCTTTGGGGAAGACTAAG ATGAAGAAATGGAAGTCATGggagagagagaccaaaacaaTTGAGTACCAATATGCCAATG ATCCAGAGAGGTTCAGATTTGCAAGAGACACATCGTTCGGACGTAGACATTTGAACATTTGGAGCAAGTCTTCCTTTACCCTCTGGATT ACATGTTTCTTCAGACAGTTCTTTGGATCAGTGACAAAAGTGGATTATCTCACACTAAGACATGGCTTTATTATG GCGCATTTGCCGGCAGGAAGTGCAGCTCGTTTCGATTTCCAAAAATACATTCAAAGATCTTTGGAAGAAGATTTCAAGGTGGTTGTGGGTATAAG TCCACTGATATGGTGCATTGCTGTCTTATTCTTATTGACCAATACACATG gATGGAATTCATATCTTTGGCTGCCCTTCATCCCCTTGCTT GTGATATTGGTAGTAGGAGCAAAACTTCAAATGATTATATCCAAGTTAGGATTAAGGATTCAAGATAAAGGAGATGTGGTTAAAGGAGCCCCTGTGGTTGAACCGGGTGATGATCTCTTTTGGTTTGGTCGGCCTCGTTTCATTCTCTTCCTCATTCACTTGGTTCTTTTCACG AATGCATTTCAACTGGCTTTCTTCGTTTGGAGCACT TACGAGTTCACACTCAGAAACTGCTTCCATCACAAAACCGAAGATATTGCAATTAGGATCAGCATGGG GGTATTAATACAAGTTCTATGCAGCTACATCACTCTACCTCTATATGCTCTTGTTACTCAG atgggaactacaatgaggCCGACCATATTCAACGATAGGGTAGCCAATGCATTGAAGAAATGGCACCACACGGCCAAGAAACAGACGAAACATGGACACTCGGGATCTAACACACCTCAGTCGAGCCGCCCTACTACGCCAACACATGGCATGTCACCGGTGCATCTCCTCCACAACTATAATCACCGCAGCCTGGACCAACAAACCAGCTTTACTgcctctccttctcctcctagATTCTCTGATTTTAGCGGCCATGGCCATGGCCATCATCATTTCTTCGACCCTGAATCACAGAATCACTCTTACCAGCGTGAGATCACAGATTCTGAATTCAGCAATAGTCATCAACCCCAAGCTGACGTTGCAAGTCCTGTTAGAGAAGAGATGCAGATTGTTGAACACGTCAAGGTTGATATGCCTGAATTTACGTTCAAGAAGTAA